A window of Centroberyx gerrardi isolate f3 chromosome 6, fCenGer3.hap1.cur.20231027, whole genome shotgun sequence genomic DNA:
gggatgatgatgatggctaCAGGTAATGACCGCGGTGGTTAAGATGAAGCTGGTGGTAATGGATatgatgaaggagagagaagcacTTGACTTTGGATGTGGTGGTACGGGAGGATGAGGACGGTCGTAATgacgatgaagatgatgatgaagatgatgatgatgatgatgatggcgatAGAGGTAAAGGCAGCTGATGTTGAGATGTAATggcggtgatgatgatggtcaCTGCAGGGATGAAGATAATGGTGAAGATGATGCGGCTTGTGTGGCACGTTTGGGtgttgatgaagatgatgatgaagatagaATAAATGTCATATAGTTGCTGGTgatgttatctgtgtgtgtgtgtgtgtgtgtgtgtgtgtgtgtgtcgctgcccgCCGTCGGATGTGAAGGTGATGGTAATGTTGAAGGATAAGaggacaatgatgatgatgatgatgaatatgaatatgaatatgaagccactgtgtgtgtgtgtgtgtgtgtgtgtgtgtgcgtgtacgcgtgtgtgtgtgtgtatcaggaaGTGACGCCGAGCAGCGGGCCATCTGTCGGCAGATTAATCCTGGCTGTGCTTAGAGATATTACCGGCTGGCTTATCGCCGTGGCAACAAGCCTTCAATCCCAGTCCAGCGCAGCCACCATGTGACCCTGCCGAGGAAGGTAGGTGGGGGttggacccacacacacacacacacacacacacacacacacacacatacacacacatatatatgcacacaagcatgcacacacaccaaaatacacacagGTCCAGTATTCTGATGCATGCATGTTTTGTTCGTGAGTGCACACCTACTGCACAGGTtggcatgcacatacacaggcTGTGCGCATAACACACACTTTCTATGGTGAGGGTGGTTTAAGAGGGAAAATGACtgcgctcatgcacacacatacacacacacacacacacacttgccctctccctctccccctccctcctctcctctcatcagtGCCATGGTCTAAAGGTTTTAATCCTGCTGAAAGGTTTCAGTGTCACCTACTGAGTTCAGAAATGCCATTAAGCCAACCAACTGGGCTGCACGAGGCTCTCTGTGAATATTGGTTTTGGTCAGCTATATATAGACCTATCAATATGAATTGTAGGCAGCTTTTTTAGGTTTCTGTCACACCAAAGAATGCTTTTATATTTGATTAATCCCCATCGCTCCTGCTCACGTGCACATACATCCACCCACCCAGGTTTgctatacacacatacagtatacatcatATCACATAGGAAAtgacactctcacacacacaaggagacacacacacacacactcacgtgccATAAATCAGCAGCACAAGGCTAGTCCATGTTGTAACATTCAAGGTTTTATTCAGtctttacatacagtacaccaGTCAGAAATATACAGTTGGCCTTCAGCGAAGGTCCGTCAGGTACAAAACAAAATCTGCAGTCCAAAACGACAGATTTTCAGTTGAAAATTacaaagcatgtgtgtgtgtgtgtgtgtgagtgtgtgtgtgtgtgtgtgtgtgttttaacgtTCCTGGTTTAAGTCTATGTTTTTACATCCGTATAGATGTCGGAGATACGGTGTGTTGTAGAAGCTATGCTGAAGAATGACAAGTTTCTAGAGCTATAAGATCGGCAACTACTTTCCCTTTCTGATCCTTTAAAGAGCGACACGCACCACGTCACAGAGCTGATCTGACCCAGGTTGGTCATGCTAGTTCACTGGGTGGCTGGTGGtcttgggggtggggtgggggggggtggaaagGTGAGAAGTGGACTTGAGGTAGGCGATGCTGTGCAGTTAAAAGCCGCTGTTTCCTCTGTCCGTGTTCACCGTTTTGTTTTAATTCAAACTCCCTCCCCCGCTCTGCTCTGTAAAGATACAATCTGGAATTGACTGACTATTGATCTTAATGACAGGAGCTATAGAAGGAATGCCAGGTAGTTCATGTTCTCACATCAACAACCCCACTGTATAGAGGtgctggcagtgttagtgcggGATGGGAGAGATGCACAGGGCCGTTTGGTCAAATCTGGATTGTGGTTTAAATTCCATTCTGCCTGGACCTGCCACTCTGCGTAATTAGATGAACTAATCACTATTGATATCATGAGAGATTAGTGAGAGGTCGAGAGGTCCTTCTCTGAACCCTGAAATGGTTATAATCTAGctcacagcacagcagcaccAGGACCAGGCAGGGCTGGGGGggcattcagttcagttcacagaacaaaatgaaaattgcaGTGGAACATCTGGGGAAAAGGAtgcttaaaaataaatgtttctcaTTCGGTTAAACACAGTAAGCTTTtcatttgaaaaggtttcttcatttttcaatttaaatgcaaaaaaatatccaaTTGACTGGATAGGCGGTTAACCTCGGCCCATATGAGTGCACATCACCATATAGTGAGTGATTTCCTCACTCTGTAGTTTGGCCTATGTGACTCACAGAATGAATGTATTATCAAAGTAATGTGTCAAGTTTCTTTAGTTTTTTAAGTGGTCAAGTTTCAGAACTCTTTGTTTTTCATAACTATGGCTTTTTAGTTTGTAATAAGTTAGAAGCCCTTGAACGTTCAAGTCAGCTGTATGAGAGGGGAGTTCACAAAGCTTAAGGGCTACCAGCCCTTTAGATTGGCTACATAATGTGGTTACTAAGTTAATCTAAGAACCTTTATAAACCTGTATAAAGAATATTATAGTAGTTTTATCAGTCAGGACTATgttaatgaatgaaaacagctcAATTAGATGTTGCTTTCCTGAGGAGTCAATTTGTTTGCTACTGTTCTTCAGTATGAAGGAAGTGGTTGATTAGTGGTTGATAGTTTACCTGCTATGGACTTGAATGGTATGTCAGGCAGTAGAGCGCTGGAGAGAAGGGAATGTATCTGATCACTTGACTAATCCAAAGCTAACATGCAGCCAATTGGCTCCATTAGCTCCGTCATGAGCTGCGTTTTTGAACCTCACTTTTTGGTAACAAGTCGACCCTCAAAAGCACCAACAGGTAAATAATCAGGCTGGTAGAGGATTTTATCGGGTTGCCTTTACAGTACAAGGTAAGGTGGTATATGGAAAGTATGCTGACCCGTGTCCATACCATTTCTATAAAAGCgttagaaatagaaatagtattttttttttccctacaaAAGATTGTTGTAAAAGATCAGCGTTGTTTTCTTTCCTGAGTCTGTTGTCAGTACTGTGCCCCTTTGTGTTAGTTAGAGATGGCTTACAGCAACTCAATAGGTTGCCATTGTGTCTTGCTGGAGCTCTATTGAGGATTTAATCATGCCTTAATTGACACATTAAGAGGTTTTGAATGATGAGTTAATTAGACATTGTGCTGGGGAGCTAACCCTGGAATGTTCTGTCACCAACCTTCACCCTGTACTCTTGTGTTCCTGTGTTCCTACACACAGTGTTACCTGTACACTTAACTGGTTGGCTTACAGGTATATATTTGAGTATGAATTTCTTTAGGTAGGTTTGTGtagctgttttcaaaatctTTTGGGAGTTGAGACTGAGACTGATTACAATAGGTAGCTGGAAACATCACTGAGTTGGCGTCGTCTGCTTGGCTTCGTCCCGTCTGGAGAGCTGGGTATTATAGACACTTGGCATCAAGACTTCATAGCTTATCTCCAAAGTTTGAACTAAAAAACATCTTTCTTTAAAGATTCAGTTGAAGAAAATGTAGAAACATGCTTATTCTAGCCATTACacatgcaattaaaaaaaaacaactttgaaaaTTATTTTGCATATCACTTTGGCAAGGGAGGAAATATAATGCATTTTCTGCTAGTCTTATATTTCAACACTGTACCCTTGGTTTTGCACATTGaaaatttttctttttgttcctttacatagaaaaaaacacatctttcttttttttgataTGTCACTGTACAAAAAGAGCAACAGACAACAAAATGAATCCACAAGTCAGAAagataaacaaatgagaaaaaaaaaagttgcataattCATTTCACATTGACAAATAGAAAAGTAGACCGTGGAGAGTGGTGGACTGTTAGAAGAGCTGGGGCCAGCTCTCACTTTGGGAGGTGGTGAACCCACTGACCGCTCACAGCAGTTCAGCTGTAAGGAGCTGTTCAGTAATAAATGCAAACCATGGAAAATCAAGACGAGTTCCTGACCCTCTACATtcttgcaatgtgtgtgtgtgtgtgtgtgtgtgtgtgtgtgtgtgtgtgtgtgtgtgtgaccaaaaTGAGAGCAGAGATAAGTAGAGAATCAAAGAGGAGCAGAAAATCTGAACTCAAACTGCTGTTCCTGAATCCACATTTGCTTGCTTCTTGTATGTAAAATGTAAGAGTTCAGCATGTGTGTATCTATCATGAAGTAAGGACAGCCTTCACACTCTGCCTGCGCTGTGTGGAGATTAGATGGGTGCTGCACTGTCCGGTGactctccagcagcagctatAGTACAGGACATTGGCTTGGCCTTCCGACTCAAGGTCAGGGTTTAAGCCCTCGCTAGAAGCGCAGGCTGTGGCTAAATTAAGGGAAGCCAAGCCTTAACCTCTATTATTAGTGCCTGTCAGCATAATTTACACACTGTAGACCGCACCGATGCCCATTGAGCTCCATAGAGATCCTCAGAGGGGTCTAAATCAAGGGATAATCACCTGTAGGAACCACAGAGATTAGGAGAGGAGGCTTTTCTCACTGTGCATTGTTAACCCAGGGTTAGCTCTAACCAAGGGTTAACACTTGACCCGAGAGTGAATGGAGACACATAGAGAGTTTGGGATTTGTTCTGTCACTTCAGCTGTTAGCTCAAGCCTGGCGAAGATTTAGCTCTAGCCACAGTGAGCTTAAATCtatcctaaaacacttaaaaaacagctattgctGATGTACTTTGCTACTGATGTACTTTGCGTTTCTGGGTCAGATTCATggccgttctctgggggttgttaaaagtaattctgggaaacgtaggaaaactgaagtagaagtagagtGGGCACTCCAAagaagtaaattacaacacttcatcataaCAAGTAAGACTATCCGAGGGGAATTTTTAATACCTCAGCGGTGTAATAtatctgccatttggtggatgcttttatccaaagtgccctACAAGCACTCTTCTAGCATGGGTGGCCCATGTAGGAATCAAAACCCTAACTGTGGCAGTGATAGCGCCTTGCTCCATGTGAAGTATATAGTACAACATAATATGTAGCGTTAGATAAGATACCCTATAATACTTGGGACACATAAACACCAGGCTTTCTGCTGCTTtatctgtgttttcatttcgGTTACTGGTGCTTGGGGCGGTGCAGGGTTCACAGCTCAGTTCTCGGTCAGTGAAGGTGTTTGATGCGGGGCCACTCTGTAGGCTACATAGCATATATTCTCCTCCAAGGTGCCCCTTCTTTATTTACAACCCTTGCAGGTCAAGATGTAGTGACTGTAATTCAGAGTTGGGTTAACACGCCATCCAAGAATGGACTTACCAAATTTAGAATGGGACGATGGGGGAGAACATGGGTAGATATACAGACACactgtcacgcacacacacacacacacacacacacacagcagccagtcTTCCTCCAGCCTGACGTTTAGCCTCAGCTATGTTTAGATCAGGTGTGAAAGAAGCGTTGTGGAATTATTCCTGAGTTGGCTGATAACCAAGACGCTGTCACCCCcatatctgtctctctgggCCAGAAACAATGATGATGTACCGAAATGATCTGGACTGAAAATAGCTGAGTTTGActgcttagtgtgtgtgtgtgtgtgtgtatgtgtgtatcagcAACCCAAGCCTCCTCCATACTAATGAACAGGAGGACAGCGTGCCGGTGCAAGCACTTCTGCTCAGCTGGAACCAGTTTGTTGGCCTCTATGAtagactgtgcatgtgtgtgtgtgtgtctgtgtgtgtgtgtgcatgtcggtTAAGTGCTCTAATTTTCTTTCGAAGGACACCACACATTGTGCACCAAACTGTCCCTACATCTGGTCTCATAGGCTTGTAGTATGATAGTTCCCTCTTttaaatgatgtgtgtgtgtgtgtgtgtgtgtgtctgtgtgtgtgtgtgtgtttctccaggTCCGCCACAGCCTTTTTCCCCAGCGTGAGTTCCTTCAGTCTGCCACTCTCCCACCTGTCTGCAAGAATCAAGGTGCAACACTTATCTCTCTGTCatctttatcttttttcctAATTCTTTCGTTTAAATTtcattccttttcttttctcttacaAGGCATGCATGCTGATCGCCCGGTCAGGAGagaaatgcaaaaatgaaaacCATTGAGATTCAGAAAAACACTACTGTCCTTAGAGAGTTACGACTCATCAGATACACAGCTCGATCATTCGAGAAACACCGCTTCGTGTAAACATGCCTTTTTCAAACGGCTCCCAGGCCGCGACTGCCTGGGGTTGTGCAACTGATTCTGCAGTGAACCCAGGCTCTGGTTAGATGCGTTTTTCTCGAAAACACTTCATGTGTTGATGTTGGCGGTGTAACAGCTGCATTTTGTTGCACTTTCAACAATTACTGGAGACTGGTTTCCTACGTCTCGGGAAGAGAACGAAGTTTTCCGAAATCAGTTGCACAACCTCGGCGTGTTCAGCGAACTTTGTCCCTCCCCCGCCCCCGTACATGTCATTCAGTTCCATCAGTGAGAAATGctttgaaataaacaaaaacagcaaaaaaaagacagacagtttatacatttgaaaaaacagcaacatgatTCCCCaaccaacccccctcccccccctcccccccgtccCGCAAAGATAAATAAATCTATTTGGATATATCCTAAATGGTTAAATAATATGATATACTCTATGTAACTTTTCAAACAATAATTAAATATCCCAAGGATGGCACCATCtctttctcaaaaaaaaaaaaaaaaaaaaatcataactcACGGCGATATAAGTTTATAAAAGTTGTTTAAAGTGGTCATAAAgtgatcttttcctctctctcttcttcttctctctctctctctctctctccttcgggTCTCTCAACATGTTGGAATGCCTGGGCGGAGGGAGCGAGACCGGTCTGTGCTTCGGGGGAGAGGCTGCTGACGTTTGTCCTGTTTGTCGGTTCCTCTCTCAAGTTTACACGGCGGGAGAGCGGCGAGGGTCATTACTGTCACCCGCAACCCCCGCGGTCTACATAGCTGCCTGCCgccgagcagagagagagagcgagacgacagcgagagaggagaggaaagtgttTATGGTACTCCTCGTGTTTGCGTTCCGATAATCTTTTGCCAAGagacaaaacataaacatcgtcactctctttctctcggttTTTGGCCCCGCGACGGCGTTCCAGCGGGGCCGGCCTGACACTGATCAGAGGCAGCTCCCTCTTGGCTTCGGCCTACCTCGGATAGAGGAAGCGAAAGAGGAATACCGttccctctcttgtctctcttctctctctctttcttcaacaacacctccccctctcctttcctcagaTGTTTTCTTGGAGCACGAAGATCtccctcctactctctctctctctctctctctctctcctttctctagAGTCCGCCGTGGTTTTGACAGCTCTTCCGTTGCTCTTTTATTGATGTCCCCCGCTCGTCTCCCCTGTCCCGCCGTCTTTCCTGTCCTCCCTCTTTCGCTGGGGCTGACACAGTCCAGAAGAAAAGCACCATGGGATACGTCAACATCATCGCCCGATGTCCTCACAACCCTCAATGAACAGAAAACAGCCTCTCATCtgttctcccctcccttcaccTCTTCTGCTCATCGCCAGGCCTTCGCTCTCACATCCAGCCCTTTGAGGCTATATTCCTCCCATTAAAAGAAATGAGACGAACAGGAGAggtttagtttaaaaaaaagagaaatgtataaaatattcCGTGTCTTCTTTGCTTCCTCCTCGTCTCTAAAATGTCATGATCAAGTCATGTTTTGTCCATTCGCAGaacttcttcttcatcctctgcGATCTtccctgtttttcttcttcatcgTTCTCATAATCGAAGACCTGGAGGTTTGGTCCTTTTTTTACATTCCGTTTCATTCCATCACCACAGAGCAGAGGTCCTTTAGCTGGACCTCAATGCCTTCTTCGTTAAATAAAAATCAGAATaaattcactctctctctctccttcgcaCATTCACTCCACTCCTACTCGACCCCCGCGcggctccttctcctcctcctcagacgTAGGCTGACTCGCTGGACTGCGTGCGTCCCAGGTTGGGCGGCTGCGACAGATGCGCCATGTCCTTCTTCCTGATCTCGCAGATGGACTTCCTGCGCGCCTGCACGCCCCGGATGGCCGCCTTGATCTTCCGCCAGCCCAGGTGGTTGAGCTCCGCCAGGTTGAGCACCACGCAGATGCCGCTCACGGCGAACATGAACACCAGGAACACGGTCTTTTCCGTGGGCCGGGACACGTAGCACTCCACCTCCTTCAGACACGGGTAGCGGTCGCACTCGAAGATCCCGGGCACGCTGAAGCCGTAGAGGAAGTACTGGCCCGCCAGGAAGCCGATCTCCAGCGCGTTCCGGAACACCACCTGGATGATGTAGAAGCGCGAGATCCCCTCTTGCCGGCGCACCTTGGAGCTCTTCCCATGGGTGAGCCCCCTAGGCGCGTTCGGGATCTCCTTCACCTCCAGGCAGTCGGGCTCCTCCTTCCCGCCTCCGCCGTCGCCGCCGTGCTGGACCAGGATCCCGTTGATGTTGCGGAGCTTTCGCGCCCCGTCCCTTCCCCCGTAGTCCCTCTCCAGAATGGGATAGAGAAAGGAGTAGCGGCGGTCCCTCTGCTTGGCCGACTGGTGGACGGAGTAGGTGATGAAGCAGAGGCTGGGCGTGCACACCAGTATGATCTGGAAGACCCAGTAGCGGATGTGGGAGATGGGGAAGGCCTTGTCGTAGCAGGCCTGGTTGCAGCCGGGCTGCAGGGTGTTGCAGATGAACATGGCCTGCTCGTCCTCGTACACGGTCTCGCCGACGATGGCAACGATCAAGATGCGGAAGATCACCACTACTGTCAGCAGGATcctaagggagagagagacaaacggGTTAATAGAGTGTCAGAGAGATAGAGTGATACATTAAGAAGGATGAGATGTCCTGAGATATCCTCCCCATAGGTCCTAAAGATGTGCTGACTGAGAGGGAACAGTGTGAGGAAGCAGACAAAGGAAAGAACAATAAGACAAAATACAAGAGGCAGTAAAGGGTGGATGAATGTTAAAAAGCATGAAGATTTTCAACCTAGAAGTCTGTATGATCAATTTTGGAAAGCATAAAATTACCTGATGCTCAATACACAATGTTTCACCAATTTCAAGACTGCAAAAAACCATTAACTTTGAAAGCAAACACCTAAAGAGAGCaaataacataaaaatattCCATAGCAAAACTTATTCCTTCCTTCCAACAATCACTTTTTTTAGAGAATGTGTCAAATCTTTCAAATATCCGACGTTTGATTTTGGAAAAAATTTGAGAAAGGGCATTTGCAGAGACCGTATAGATGAGATTAACTGTAAGTAAGAGTAATGACGAAGTAAACTGGATTGTTACATTACCACTTGGTTTcaaactgtgcataaaggcgCAAGATAAATGGGGAAGAAATGCAGGAGAACCAACAGAACAGAAGACAGAATTGAGGTTGAGAGGAAAGATCTAAAATTGAAATCGCAGCAGGGAGCTTGGGAAATGACTTTTAACAGCTTAATCAGGAAGAGAAGTAAGATAAATTGCAGAgccagagagataaagaaaaaaagaaagaaagacatataCTAATGATGACTGGTGAGGGACTTTATGTCACGGTTATGACACTGCTACACTTGATAAggaccagagaagaagagtgcgGCGAATCTCATATATCAGCCCCGGTAAACACTCCAGAAGAGGAGCGGTTATGAGTGGAGCCTCTGTCGTCATACCTCATAACACACAGCCACTTATCTGgagggtgctgtgtgtgtgattcaagacggagcgtgtgtgtgtgtgtgtgtgtgtgtgtgtgtgtgtgtgtgtgtttgagaggagGGTGTTTATAGGTGTAAAGAGGTGGGATGACACATCACCTGGTCTAATTTTAGCGTCTTCTGCATCATTAGGCTCAGTTAGCACGGTAACATGGTGACAGTTGAGGTTGGGGCTCTGATTAATTTTTTAACTCATATATAcccaaatatacacacacacacacacacacgcacacacacaatcatacacacagAGTAATAAAGTGTTCTCTCAGTTCACTTTCTAATACACTACATATACATGCTacatgtgctctctctctctctctctctttctctctctctccctctctctctggccctaGCAACAGATGAGATTGAGGTGTACCTTGTTTGCAGATTAGAtgctatttctgtgtgtgtgacatggagGTAGGGAAGAGAGATTATTGTGGCTGTAGTGAGGTGAGGCAATTCTCTGTgtttgtgagcatgtgtgtgtgtgtgtgcgtgtgtgcgtgtgcgcatgcgtgtgtgtttacgcTTAGATGTGCTGACTTAGCATATGAGAACACCTAcagtgcttgtgtatgtgtgtgtgtgttcacatggtGTTATACACATTCAGTAGATGAACTACAGGTTTCCATTCTTCCACTCTACATATTCTCTTCTGCTTTCCCTGCTTGCAGACATTTGTCTTCGCACACTCCCCTTCTCTTTGTTCTTTCCTCACTCTATTCATCCCTCATTTATTTTTCAGACCTGCGACCAAGCAAGCACTTTAGATAGCAGGCTTTTTAGTTtttgtcagagtgtgtgtgtctgttggctGTCTCACAATGTAATCTATGGCTAAACTAAAGTCTGGAGCAAggctgcagactgcagagaggcATATATAAAACTGCCTCGTAGTTCTTTGTGTTCAAGCCCACAGAGATCAGAGAGTTCAAACCGATTCCCACATAAGATCAACTCTCACTAATGATGATCCCGTAAATAATGGTATGATAAATCACCATAATTATCTCATTGAGGACATATAGTAGAAGCCATTACAGTAACACATCGAAACTTGACGTCTATTCATTTATCACAGATTTTTATCATGGATTTATGGGCTTTGCGCGCATATACAAATCAATAGATGGTGACATACAAATGTTTTTGAAGCAGTGTTGATGGGCAATATAGCCTGCCACAGGGAGAGCAATTCATTCCTGGGACAAAGTCAATGTGCATAATATAGTGGGTTTTAATTTAAGGAACCAAAGCATCACAACAAGCAGTTGGATGCAGTTGCTGGCAACATTGCCAACCAGCACTTCAAGATAGATTGATCACTGAAccctgagaacacacacatatgcacacacatatacagaatatacacacacacacacacacacacacacacacacacacacacattactccCATCACAGTTGTCTGAAGGATTAAAGAGAAAATcaacacagctgttcattttgggtccattttgttgtttggtggtgtatttttcttattcccgcagataactggccaaacgtagatgataTTAgacaatatatataatatataatggagtttaatagcaggaACTTTTTCAGCGATCGAAAACAACACCACAACAACAGaacattttgcaccaacattcaacaatcatacagggagaaatccaccgtagaagaggcagagagaccaatttctccactgacattagcctcaatagaccagaatgcaatgcagccacgaGACAGGTTGCTTTTTGAGTAAGgggtcattctgggaaatgtaaggAAGcattaactgaagtagaagtagacgtgGCAGGTTGAGGGCAAGTTAAAAATCCTTTCTTAACCAGCCTTCTCCTCTTCACCTACATCTGTCTCTCAGGATAAGAGTGGATTTAAAAGGTGCAATCAACAAGAAATAGCAGCTTTCGCCTGGATTCACCTCAGGTCCGTCTACGGTAGGGAAAGACAAGGTGGTCCTCAATATTATCTACACTAAACCAACAGAGATTTCACAGC
This region includes:
- the gjd1b gene encoding gap junction delta-2 protein; translation: MGEWTILERLLEAAVQQHSTMIGRILLTVVVIFRILIVAIVGETVYEDEQAMFICNTLQPGCNQACYDKAFPISHIRYWVFQIILVCTPSLCFITYSVHQSAKQRDRRYSFLYPILERDYGGRDGARKLRNINGILVQHGGDGGGGKEEPDCLEVKEIPNAPRGLTHGKSSKVRRQEGISRFYIIQVVFRNALEIGFLAGQYFLYGFSVPGIFECDRYPCLKEVECYVSRPTEKTVFLVFMFAVSGICVVLNLAELNHLGWRKIKAAIRGVQARRKSICEIRKKDMAHLSQPPNLGRTQSSESAYV